The following are encoded together in the Anaerostipes caccae L1-92 genome:
- a CDS encoding phage head closure protein, with amino-acid sequence MDIALLNVKITIQKSEVITDSIGNHKNVWTDFYSCFATVSGEGGSEKAVAGLIVDDSDISFTVRYCKKLSDVDSTKCRIIFDSNVYNIVSIDHMNFKRKSLKFKCEKERQK; translated from the coding sequence ATGGATATAGCACTTCTAAATGTAAAAATCACAATACAGAAAAGTGAAGTCATTACTGATTCCATCGGCAATCACAAGAATGTATGGACTGACTTTTATTCTTGCTTTGCTACAGTTAGCGGTGAGGGTGGTTCAGAAAAAGCAGTTGCAGGACTTATTGTAGATGATTCGGATATTTCCTTTACGGTCAGATACTGCAAAAAGCTGTCTGATGTCGATTCCACCAAATGCAGAATCATCTTTGACAGTAATGTCTATAACATCGTATCAATTGACCATATGAATTTTAAGAGGAAATCTCTGAAATTCAAGTGCGAGAAAGAGAGGCAGAAGTAA
- a CDS encoding head-tail connector protein has product MIVGIDEMKGYLRVDFDDDDELIGHFIVTGENLCADIARLSVEELSEIPSSKIAVMYAVAYLYEHREDADHHQLTISLRSLLEGVRRSVF; this is encoded by the coding sequence TTGATTGTAGGAATTGATGAGATGAAGGGATATCTTCGAGTTGACTTTGATGACGATGATGAGTTGATTGGACATTTTATTGTAACAGGTGAAAATCTCTGTGCAGATATTGCCAGATTATCAGTGGAAGAATTATCCGAGATACCATCGTCAAAGATTGCAGTTATGTATGCTGTTGCTTATTTATATGAACATCGAGAAGATGCAGACCACCATCAGCTTACAATCTCCCTTCGCTCACTGCTTGAGGGTGTAAGAAGGAGCGTGTTCTGA
- a CDS encoding phage major capsid protein, with product MTIQELREARNKAWEGAKAFVESKRDKDGLLSEEDAKTYAEMEKKVKDYSLEIERMEQMDALENEMRKPINTPIVTKPATDKPKDVRTGRASDEYKEGMLKALRSNFKQITNILQEGVDADGGYLVPEEYDNRLIDVLDEENIMRKLGHKITTSGEHKINIAATKPAAAWIEEGGALQFGEATFDQILLDAHKLHVAIKVTEELLYDNAFGLENYIITQFGKALANAEEDAFLNGSGVGQPLGLFADKGGGTVAGSTTTLKAEDIISLVYSLKRPYRKNASFIMNDQTVASIRTLKDNNGAFMWQPALTQGEPDRLLGYAVYTSPFCPVDGIAFGDYQYYNIGDRGTRSFKQLTELFAGNGMIGFVAKERVDGKLILPEAVQILKVTGKAASKAGA from the coding sequence ATGACTATTCAGGAATTAAGAGAAGCAAGAAACAAGGCATGGGAAGGTGCTAAAGCATTTGTAGAAAGCAAGCGTGATAAAGACGGATTGCTTTCTGAAGAAGATGCAAAGACCTATGCCGAAATGGAAAAGAAGGTCAAGGATTACAGCCTTGAAATCGAAAGAATGGAGCAGATGGATGCGCTCGAAAACGAGATGCGTAAGCCTATCAATACTCCAATCGTTACAAAGCCGGCAACTGATAAACCAAAAGATGTAAGAACAGGACGTGCATCTGATGAGTATAAGGAAGGAATGCTTAAGGCACTTCGTTCCAACTTCAAGCAGATTACAAATATTTTGCAGGAAGGCGTAGATGCTGACGGCGGATATTTAGTACCGGAAGAATATGACAATAGATTGATTGATGTACTTGATGAAGAAAACATTATGAGAAAACTTGGTCATAAGATTACAACTTCCGGTGAACACAAGATCAACATTGCAGCTACAAAGCCTGCAGCTGCATGGATCGAAGAAGGCGGCGCATTGCAGTTTGGCGAGGCAACATTTGATCAGATTTTGCTCGATGCTCACAAACTCCATGTTGCCATCAAAGTAACAGAAGAGTTGTTATATGATAATGCATTCGGTCTTGAAAATTACATTATCACTCAGTTCGGTAAGGCACTTGCAAATGCCGAAGAAGATGCATTCCTTAATGGTAGTGGTGTCGGTCAACCGCTTGGACTTTTCGCTGATAAGGGCGGTGGTACTGTAGCAGGAAGTACGACAACACTCAAGGCGGAAGATATCATCAGTCTCGTGTATTCGTTGAAACGCCCATATAGAAAAAATGCATCTTTCATAATGAACGATCAGACAGTTGCATCCATTCGTACTCTTAAGGACAACAATGGTGCATTTATGTGGCAACCTGCACTTACACAGGGAGAGCCGGACAGACTTCTTGGCTATGCCGTTTATACATCTCCGTTCTGCCCTGTCGATGGTATCGCTTTTGGTGATTATCAATATTACAACATCGGTGACAGAGGTACTCGTTCTTTCAAACAGCTTACAGAACTTTTTGCCGGAAATGGCATGATTGGTTTTGTAGCAAAGGAAAGAGTCGATGGTAAGCTTATCCTTCCGGAGGCTGTTCAGATTCTTAAAGTAACCGGAAAGGCTGCTTCTAAGGCAGGAGCGTAA
- a CDS encoding head maturation protease, ClpP-related, giving the protein MKKFWKWKNQTNQKEQTTERTLFLNGTIAEESWFDDDVTPQLFRDELNAGSGDITVWINSPGGDCIAAAQIYNMLMEYKGNVIVKIDGIAASAASVIAMAGTKVCVSPVSMLMIHNPSAGIYGNTAVMQKAIEMLDEVKESIVNAYEIKTGMSRAKISHLMDAETWMDANSAVEMGFADEILQRSVTDEIEIPQVNMVYSQVAVTNSLMSKIAKKCRIEPKAEETKTKADSLMDRLNLMKNWR; this is encoded by the coding sequence ATGAAGAAGTTCTGGAAGTGGAAGAACCAGACGAATCAGAAGGAACAGACAACGGAGAGGACGTTGTTTCTCAACGGGACAATCGCAGAGGAAAGCTGGTTTGATGATGATGTGACACCTCAGCTATTCAGAGATGAACTGAATGCAGGAAGTGGTGATATCACGGTTTGGATCAACTCTCCGGGCGGTGACTGTATTGCGGCAGCACAAATTTACAACATGCTGATGGAATACAAAGGAAATGTCATAGTTAAGATTGACGGCATTGCAGCAAGTGCAGCCTCTGTTATTGCTATGGCAGGTACAAAGGTTTGTGTATCCCCTGTTTCAATGCTGATGATCCATAATCCATCAGCAGGAATTTATGGAAATACAGCGGTAATGCAAAAGGCAATTGAAATGCTGGATGAAGTAAAAGAGTCAATTGTCAATGCCTATGAAATTAAGACCGGCATGAGCAGAGCCAAGATTTCTCACCTTATGGATGCAGAAACCTGGATGGATGCCAACAGTGCCGTTGAGATGGGATTTGCAGATGAAATCTTACAGAGAAGTGTGACAGATGAAATCGAAATTCCACAGGTCAACATGGTTTATTCGCAGGTTGCAGTTACGAACTCACTTATGAGCAAGATTGCAAAGAAATGCAGGATTGAACCAAAAGCAGAAGAAACAAAAACAAAAGCCGATTCACTTATGGATCGCCTAAATTTAATGAAAAATTGGAGGTAA
- a CDS encoding phage portal protein codes for MGILSGLFHSRDKPKDSTNGSNYRFLFGGTTSGNRVTEQSAMQMTAVYACVRILSEAIAGLPLHLYHYTETGSKEKAIKHPLYFLLHDEPNPEMTSFVFRETMMTHLLLYGNAYSQIIRNGKGEVIGLYPLMPNRMTVDRDDKGQIYYQYLVSDSDAPTMKEGTVNLKKEDVLHIPGLGFDGLVGYSPIAMAKNAIGLSIATEEYGAKFFANGATPGGILEYPGTVKDPDRVRESWNKGFSGRNSHKVAILEEGMKYTPISISPNEAQFLETRKFQIDEIARIFRIPPHMVGDLEKSSFSNIEQQSLEFVKYTLEPWLMRWEQSINRALLSPNEKSTYFVKFNVDGLLRGDYQSRMSGYATARQNGWMSANDIRELENLDLIPVEEGGNLYLINGNMTKLADAGIFAKGGKEQSDEEVLEVEEPDESEGTDNGEDVVSQRDNRRGKLV; via the coding sequence ATGGGTATTTTAAGCGGATTATTTCATTCAAGGGATAAGCCGAAGGACAGTACAAATGGCAGCAATTATCGATTCTTATTCGGTGGAACAACCTCCGGCAATCGTGTGACCGAACAATCTGCAATGCAGATGACAGCAGTATATGCCTGCGTGAGAATTTTATCCGAGGCAATCGCAGGACTTCCGTTACACCTTTATCACTACACAGAAACAGGTAGTAAGGAAAAGGCAATCAAACATCCGTTGTATTTTTTACTTCATGATGAGCCAAATCCGGAGATGACATCATTTGTATTCAGAGAAACGATGATGACACATCTTCTCCTTTATGGAAATGCCTACTCACAAATTATTCGTAACGGCAAAGGTGAAGTTATCGGTTTATATCCGCTCATGCCAAATAGAATGACGGTGGATCGAGATGATAAAGGTCAGATTTATTATCAGTACCTAGTATCCGATTCAGATGCGCCGACTATGAAAGAAGGAACGGTTAATCTTAAAAAGGAAGATGTACTTCATATTCCCGGTCTTGGATTTGATGGTCTTGTTGGATATTCACCAATTGCAATGGCTAAGAATGCGATTGGACTTTCCATTGCCACAGAAGAATATGGTGCTAAGTTCTTTGCTAATGGTGCAACACCCGGAGGAATCTTAGAGTATCCTGGAACAGTAAAAGACCCGGACAGAGTAAGGGAAAGTTGGAATAAGGGGTTCAGCGGAAGAAATTCTCACAAGGTTGCCATCTTGGAGGAAGGAATGAAATATACTCCGATTTCCATTTCTCCAAATGAAGCACAGTTTTTAGAAACAAGAAAATTTCAGATTGATGAGATAGCTCGAATTTTTAGGATTCCTCCCCATATGGTAGGTGACCTTGAAAAGTCGAGCTTTTCTAATATTGAGCAGCAGTCACTGGAGTTTGTGAAATACACGCTTGAGCCGTGGCTGATGAGATGGGAGCAGAGCATCAACCGAGCACTTCTCTCACCAAATGAAAAATCCACATACTTTGTCAAGTTCAATGTGGACGGACTTCTTCGTGGTGATTATCAGAGCCGTATGAGCGGATATGCCACTGCAAGACAGAATGGCTGGATGTCAGCAAATGATATCCGTGAACTTGAAAACCTCGACTTGATTCCGGTCGAGGAGGGTGGAAATTTATACCTCATCAATGGAAACATGACAAAACTTGCCGATGCGGGAATCTTTGCAAAAGGCGGAAAGGAGCAATCAGATGAAGAAGTTCTGGAAGTGGAAGAACCAGACGAATCAGAAGGAACAGACAACGGAGAGGACGTTGTTTCTCAACGGGACAATCGCAGAGGAAAGCTGGTTTGA